A region from the Lates calcarifer isolate ASB-BC8 linkage group LG2, TLL_Latcal_v3, whole genome shotgun sequence genome encodes:
- the gch1 gene encoding GTP cyclohydrolase 1, with protein sequence MEHSKQTQYSSNEKKDTGDGGSVLNGHFDGMVKRPAGGTARAAAAPQAPGAESGSHRAATSVMESWKEERTRSVEDNEMSLPSLAAAYTTILRGLGEDPQRQGLLKTPWRAATAMQFFTKGYQEKIIDVLNDAIFDEDHDEMVIVKDIDMFSMCEHHLVPIFGRVHIGYLPNKRVLGLSKLARIVEIYSRRLQVQERLTKQIAVAITEALQPTGVGVVIEATHMCMVMRGVQKMNSKTVTSTMLGVFREDPKTRDEFLTLIRS encoded by the exons aTGGAGCACTCCAAACAGACACAGTACAGTTCAAATGAGAAGAAGGACACCGGGGACGGAGGCTCCGTGCTCAACGGGCACTTTGACGGGATGGTGAAGCGGCCAGCCGGCGGCACTGCGCGCGCCGCCGCTGCTCCCCAGGCACCGGGCGCAGAGTCCGGCTCGCACCGAGCGGCCACCTCGGTGATGGAGAGCTGGAAGGAGGAGCGCACCAGGAGCGTAGAGGACAACGAGATGAGCCTGCCGTCTCTGGCCGCAGCCTACACCACCATCCTGCGGGGGCTCGGGGAAGACCCGCAGCGGCAGGGGCTCCTCAAAACTCCCTGGAGAGCCGCCACCGCCATGCAGTTCTTCACCAAGGGCTACCAAGAGAAAATTATAG ACGTGCTGAACGATGCCATTTTCGACGAAGACCACGACGAGATGGTGATCGTCAAAGACATTGACATGTTCTCCATGTGTGAACATCACCTGGTGCCCATCTTCGGCAGG GTTCACATCGGCTACCTCCCCAACAAGAGAGTTCTGGGCCTCAGCAAGCTGGCCAG gATTGTTGAAATCTACAGCCGTCGACTACAAG TTCAGGAGAGGTTGACCAAACAAATTGCCGTGGCTATCACTGAGGCCCTGCAGCCCACTGGGGTTGGCGTCGTCATAGAGGCAAC tCACATGTGTATGGTGATGCGAGGCGTTCAGAAGATGAACAGTAAAACCGTCACCAGCACCATGTTGGGGGTTTTCAGGGAAGATCCAAAAACCCGTGACGAGTTTCTGACGCTGatcaggagctga